A stretch of DNA from Maniola hyperantus chromosome 14, iAphHyp1.2, whole genome shotgun sequence:
TATACAGACGCAATATTGCGTCTGTATACAACTAGATGAACCGACAGACTATCTCAGTCTGACATAACGAGTTGCCTGAACAGGCGACACTCGAAGCCTCAAGTTCGAGTTAAACTGATCGTACACGACCGAAAACAAAGCATTTTTTAGTATTGACGATATTGCCAATGACGTCATCAGTACccctagtatttttatttttactagaaAATGCACGCTTAACCCGCGTGGATTAAAGTTATtaataatcctgtgggaactctttgatttttcgggatccaaaaaagcctatgtccttccccagcatgcaagctatctctgtaccaaatttcgtcaaatttagttgaacggatgagccgtgaaaagctagcagacagacacacttttgcatttataatattagtatggattccgatacaagttagccccacCACAAATCTACTTTGTGAAATATATCGGCAGTATAATGCgttcaaaataagaagaagaaagtcaATAACCTCTATTCGTCAACTGTTACTAGAAAATTACGGTTTGgtttttgcatttaaattaacttttttaaGTCTTCAAGTCAAACTACAAAATctgttgaaaatattataataattattattgaaaatagatTTCTAACTAAGAAGTCAGTCATATCATGTGGCGGAAAGTCATTCCTTGTCTTAGTTTGAACGTATTATACCGCAAACACGATTCCAAATCAAGATATCTTTCAAAACTAATGAAAACCATAAAGTTTTCGAGACGTGAAAACTTTTACTAGAGGTTGGTATACCAGTAATGACGTCAATAGCACGAATTTAGTCAGTACATTCGTAGTTTCACTCGcgttttcagtactgaaaaatgTATTGCACTCTGATATGCAATCCATAGGAGACCAGTCCAAAAACTAAATACTGATTAAACGCTATACAGAGCTTTTCCTTTCCGATATAGAAGACCGCTTCCTACTCTGTATACTCCCTGAggacattttccttttattctCCCCGATTGGTCCGGGACTGGCCGATTTGAAATTAGAACTAGTGCTCCCCATCCTATTGGCGTTTTGGAGATTTGAAGTTTTTCTTCTGACAGACGGTGACGCTTCTACGTTGTTCAACTTCGCTGTAGCCGTCACAGGCTTCTGTTCTATAATAACCGGTTGCTGATACTTCCCGACCGCAATCCAATGCTCTCTCTGAGCTTTTAAGGAGTCCCTCATCTTTTCTTTGGATTCAGCACTATCCGCTAACATTTGATTGAGCATTTGCACAGTTTGATATAAAGCTACCGGGCTTAACAGCCCGAAATCGTGTAAAGAACACATGTGGAGAGTAAAGTTTCTATACAAATTCTTTTCTAATAACTCCTTCCCCTTCATTTGCAGGAACATTTGACAGGCTAGAGGGATTTGACAGTCGCCGACATAGTTGTACTTCATGACGTGTAAATTCCACATTTTCATAAGCTCCTTCTCTCCCTCATTGACGTCTGTGAACtcgtcaatcatcatcatggttTTCTGTTGCAACCACAGCGGGTCGGTTTCGCTTTCGGAATCGATGTCTAATTCGTTAGGGTAAACTGGTAGGCAGGATATTGTGTGGTGGTAGAGTCTGTAAAGAATTGTTCTATTGAagaaaaatgtaaaagtttCCCTACTTTGCTGTTCAgctaatctataaatatataaaaggaaaaggtgactgactgactgatctatcaacgcacagctctaactacttgacggatcgatataatgacgtaggcatccgctaagaaaggatttgtgaaaattcaatcactaagggggtgaaataggggtttaaaatttgtgtagtccacgcggacgaagtcgcgagcataagctagtttaccttTAAATACAATACTGCTTCGCCTTACATTTAACTTGAGTTAATATATAACATACTgtttaaaagttattttagGCATAGTAAAGGCTTACCCTTTCAAACTACTTGAAAAAAACCTGTGAACTTAATGCCTCGAGCAGATTAAAGGCCCAAACGCACGCACGATGCGGCAGGCGCCTTGCTCCATataaactatagtacgcgacaggtcgaaatggcaatcggagtatgaggcggggggacgccccgcacaccttcACGTCTCtcttgacctgtcacgtactatatatTTGTCGCACCGCGTCGCTCAAGTAcgctttgctccatacaaactcatatgaACTATATTTAACGTgcagcgtcgcgtcgcgcaAGCGTAAGTGCGTATGGACCATAATTTGTGAATGAGACCTTTCTAGCGTGTCCTGCGCAGAACAAAACTTGAATATTCTTACCTATTATGTCCAGTAAGATAAGGCCTCTGTGCATCCACAATATCACTATCATCTAGCTCCAGAAACTCTGCCAAACTGTGTCTCTGGGGCCTCCTTCTTATCCGAGGCCTCCAAACCAGCAGGTGTGTGAGCGAGGCCCTCCGTGTAGGCCCCGCCCGAGGCCCCGCGGCGCTGCTCCGGCCCTGTGCCGCAATGAGGTCGTGGGGGGACCCAGTGTATGAGCCGTCATATAGCTCGTTTATTGACACGTCGATACGGGCGCCTCCTGGGATCGGCTGTGAGTTTACAGAAATGAGCTATTTGGAACAATGGtatgtttataaaatactagataatgctttattccgcgtggatttaagtttttgaaatatcctgtgggaactcttttgtgtttctgggattaaaagtaggCAATGCGAgatcctgggatgcaagctacccctGTACTAAAAatactcccgtgggaactctttgattatccgggatgtCCATTcttgggatgcaagcttttactgtatcaaattttgtcgaaaacggttaaacggatgggccgcgaaaaactaccagacagacatactttcgcatttataatattagaatagatCATGCACATGGCTctcaaggctctcttggcacttgaatgacattgacaggggggcgcttttggagaacaaaggcttagaatattcaaacaagaacaaaggggacactttacgccaacgttagtttcgattttcgccactcgccaagatagtcttgtcggtatataaaaataactcaCGAAATATGTAAAGTTGAATCTGGAATGGCACAGCTTCAAATGTTTGAGGAGAGAGTAGAGAGTGCCGCAGTCCAGAGAGCACCACGGACAATGTAGATCGTCGCAGGCTTCCGTCTGTTGTCTAGAGTTGTTGTTGTATAGGAACTGGTATATAATCTGTTGCCGTTTCGACTCGCCGCCGTTTGGTTCCGCTTTTAGTTTTTCATCTATACAAAAATGGACATATTTGGATGGACATATGGAGTTTTCAAGAACTAATGAGTAGTGAttggaatttaaaagaaaagatTACGAGAATCTAGTCACTTTTAGATAATCCTCTAAAGTCTAGGTTctaattcggtggaattctgacgttgttTTTTTATACATCAGGCAAGTTATTTGTACGAAAAACGAGGTgaccaccacctgaagttcgattttacaCAAATTACCTAAAATCCCTATCAATATTCAAATCATCCCAACCTATTTGCCTTATGCAGTTAGAGAAAATTCGCAAAGCAAAGCACAATTCAATACTTGATACAAATAATTAGGTTTAAAACATCGATGTAAAACAAATCATTAAAAACTCAAGATAGGCGAAActtataatttgtattttaaaaagtaatgaCAAATTCGTAcacatgtgtgtgtgtgcacaCATACGCGTAGCGGCACAGCCTTAATagatactggggccgattctcttgtacgcaatctctaaactaaactaaattaacaggacaaaatctagtgctatccttttccgcaaacaacattatgaaagggatagcaatagatttagacgtgtcattttagtttagtttagagattgtgtacaacggaattagccacatttaaaaaaaaaaagaataagtagtcatgttaaatgactaatattccctttacctctccaactaagcgtcaagcttgtgctaggagtaggtacgacaatagtgcaacgggtggggtttgaaccgtcgcgttcggttttcagtccactcctttaccggttgagctattgaggctcaacatTGGCGCGATGTTTACGCACCTTTGAATAAAACGACACCTACAAGCATGCTTCAGAGCATCCAGTCTGTTATCAGACCCttggggtttaaaaaaaacttaagacTCACTTTTACTATCACTAGTCGAAACTTTCTGTGTGGAAAGCCTGTCTTTGGCAGAATTAGTGTCCTTCTTGACTCCATTGCTCTCTCCTTGCTGGTACAGCTTTGGTCTGTTCACTAAACCATTAGTGGGCTCCTGACTCCAGCTTAGTTTCAGTTTCAATAGCGGTCTCACTTTGAATATGTTGAATGGATTTGTCTCTGATGTGTCATTTTCCTGGAAAAAAAACGGGCAAGTAcgactcaggctcgcgcaccgagggtcccgtactacagtcgtattttttcgacattttgcacgataaatcaaaaactatgcataaaaataaataaaattctgttttagaatgtacaggtaaagccttttcatatgataccccacttagcatagttatcttactttgaaaattgaaaaaactaattgtttgttcatgaacacatattgatttttttgtgatgtaaccacaaattcacggttttcggatttattcctttacttgtggtacCCACCTATCAAATTTAAGTATTACATACTAGttttagattattaaaaaatcacttacaTTAGGTATAGTTTCCCACTGAGCCATCAGAGCTTTATGCGGAGACCGCGCTATAGTGGCGCTGCGACCCCCAGGCGTGACGTCATGTAATACTAGATCATATTCCCCATTGGTGAGAAGGCATCGGTTGTGTTTGTCATAGACAATCAACTCGCTACCGTAGAGCTTGCTCCAGTTGGTATCTGTGGTTGGTGCGTTTAAGTCTGTTGATGATTTGAGACGTTTTGATA
This window harbors:
- the Su(z)12 gene encoding polycomb protein suz12-B, whose product is MPPKKREKDSETNKNSKIDHLQADHELFLQAFEKPTQIYRFLRTRNMLSPIFLNRTLSYMKRRMSRSNKSRVGFKVDSLLEKITLKKSTELQPNSLGGYMTLTFLGFYDKSLEDPCSRDFQVKVETLLLKICHKKRKESSSAIVEVSVGSCSVPLNPSTSEPPAMASAVSISSDTFSPSHGPNVKSYMLMLRVTVTKVSCSSNGSTSSEITNGDSDEPLSKRLKSSTDLNAPTTDTNWSKLYGSELIVYDKHNRCLLTNGEYDLVLHDVTPGGRSATIARSPHKALMAQWETIPNENDTSETNPFNIFKVRPLLKLKLSWSQEPTNGLVNRPKLYQQGESNGVKKDTNSAKDRLSTQKVSTSDSKNEKLKAEPNGGESKRQQIIYQFLYNNNSRQQTEACDDLHCPWCSLDCGTLYSLLKHLKLCHSRFNFTYFPIPGGARIDVSINELYDGSYTGSPHDLIAAQGRSSAAGPRAGPTRRASLTHLLVWRPRIRRRPQRHSLAEFLELDDSDIVDAQRPYLTGHNRLYHHTISCLPVYPNELDIDSESETDPLWLQQKTMMMIDEFTDVNEGEKELMKMWNLHVMKYNYVGDCQIPLACQMFLQMKGKELLEKNLYRNFTLHMCSLHDFGLLSPVALYQTVQMLNQMLADSAESKEKMRDSLKAQREHWIAVGKYQQPVIIEQKPVTATAKLNNVEASPSVRRKTSNLQNANRMGSTSSNFKSASPGPIGENKRKMSSGSIQSRKRSSISERKSSV